The following are encoded in a window of Rosa chinensis cultivar Old Blush chromosome 4, RchiOBHm-V2, whole genome shotgun sequence genomic DNA:
- the LOC112198631 gene encoding E3 ubiquitin-protein ligase MPSR1 has translation MSNSEANDDGQLSLSESLVSFSDQRVPILHSFTISGPIFTGGLPGVIDRTSSVSRPRASEVSIEAMPTVTVASEEGNECSICLDGLKVGDEAKEMPCKHRFHRACIKKWMGMSTLCPLCRFSLPAESEEEENSDDGDDHFSLFRSILDVVNNGSDTEDDSESEEDIGGEWESSTVDDDDASVGDNVTFRFNFSIE, from the coding sequence ATGTCTAATTCCGAAGCAAACGACGATGGTCAATTGTCCCTATCGGAATCATTAGTCTCTTTCTCGGACCAACGCGTGCCAATATTGCACAGTTTTACTATCAGTGGGCCAATATTTACTGGAGGGCTACCTGGTGTCATCGATCGGACATCCTCTGTGTCGCGGCCGAGGGCATCCGAGGTCTCCATAGAGGCCATGCCAACTGTGACAGTGGCATCTGAGGAAGGTAATGAATGCAGTATCTGCTTGGATGGCTTGAAGGTCGGCGACGAAGCCAAGGAAATGCCTTGCAAGCACAGGTTCCACAGGGCCTGTATCAAAAAGTGGATGGGGATGAGCACTCTCTGCCCGCTTTGCAGGTTCTCTTTGCCGGCAGAgtcagaagaggaagaaaatagTGATGATGGTGACGATCATTTTAGCCTTTTTAGGTCTATTCTTGATGTTGTTAACAATGGCAGTGATACTGAAGATGACTCTGAAAGTGAGGAAGATATCGGAGGTGAATGGGAATCAAGCACTgtcgatgatgatgatgcttcaGTCGGAGATAATGTCACCTTCAGGTTTAATTTTAGTATTGAATAA